CTCGGTCAGCTCCGTCTTCGCCCTGGGCATCAGGGAGACGACGGTCTCGGCGACCGGATTCGACGACATGGGCACGCTCCGTGTGGGTGCGACGTTGTACGGGTGGGTACGGCTGCGAGTGCGCGCGAACGGGTGTGCGCGCTGCATACGCTGCCGATCCTCCCACAGCGGTCTTCGCCGGACGCCGCCGTAGGATGCGTGGAGCAGGTGCGGCAGGCGGCGGGATCGGAGCAGCAGACCATCGTGAGCAGCGAGAACTCTTCGGACGACGGACAGGACGACGGGCAGCAGGTGTGGGACGTCGTCGTGGTCGGGGCGGGACCGGCGGGCGCCTCGGCCGCCTATGCGGCGGCGGTCGCGGGGCGCCGCGTCCTGTTGCTGGAGAAAGCGGAGTTGCCCCGCTACAAGACATGCGGCGGCGGCATCATCGGACCCACCCGGGACGCGCTGCCGCCCGGTTTCGAGCTGCCGTTCCGGGACCGGGTCCACGCGGTGACGTTCTCGCTCGAGGGCAGGTTCGCCCGGACGCGCCGCTCCAAGCAGATGCTCTTCGGGCTCATCAACAGGCCGGAGTTCGATCAGCAGCTGGTCGAGCACGCGCAGAAGGCGGGCGCCGAACTGCGGACGGGGGCCACGGTCACGCGGGTGGAACAGCACGGCTCGGCGGTCCCCGACCGCCGCTCGGTCGCCGTCGTCCTCCAGGACGGCGAGACGCTGCTGGCGCGGGCGGTGGTCGGCGCGGACGGCAGCGCCAGCCGCATAGGAGCCCATGTCGGGGTCAAGCTCGACCAGGTCGACCTCGGCCTGGAGGCGGAGATCCCGGTGCCGGAGACCGTCGCGGAGGACTGGAAGGGCCGGGTCCTCATCGACTGGGGCCCGCTGCCGGGCAGTTACGGCTGGGTGTTCCCCAAGGGCGACACGCTCACCGTCGGGGTGATCTCGGCGCGCGGCGAAGGCGCCGCGACCAAGCGGTATCTGGAGGACTTCATCGCCCGGCTCGGCCTGGCGGGCTTCGAGCCCAGCATCTCGTCCGGGCACCTGACCCGCTGCCGCGCCGACGACTCGCCGCTGTCGCGGGGCCGGGTGCTGGTGTGCGGGGACGCGGCCGGGCTGCTGGAGCCGTGGACCCGCGAGGGCATCTCCTTCGCGCTGCGCTCCGGGCGGCTCGCTGGGGAGTGGGCGGTGCGGATCGCCGAGGCCCACGACGCCGTGGACACGCGACGGCAGGCGCTGAACTACGCCTTCGCGATCAAGGCGGGCCTCGGTGTGGAGATGAGCGTCGGCAGGCGCATGCTCACGATCTTCGAGCGCAGGCCCGGAGTGTTCCATGCCGCGCTCACCGGGTTCCGGCCCGCGTGGAAGGCGTTCGCGGGGATCACCCGGGGCGCCACCTCGCTGGGCGACATGGTCCGCTCGCACCCGGTGGCGGAGCGCGCCCTGAGCAGGATCGACCGCTGACGGCTCACAGCTGACGGCTCACGCTTCACGGCTCACGGCTCACGGCTGACGGCTCTCCGCGAACCGCGGTCACCGGCTGCCGGCTGTCGGCGGTGGCGGGCCGCGTGCGTACTCCGTGGGGAGTACGGGTGATCGCCACGCTCGGCGGACGCCCCCGGTGGGCCCTGACGTCTAGCGTGGCGGGCATGGAAGAGCGGCGCACACGCCGGTGCGGCGGACCTCCCTGGGCCAGGGGCGGTCCGCCGGGGAGCCGGTGGCACGGGCCCCCGTGGTGGAACCACCGCGGGGAGGAGGAAGAGGGCGGCGGCAACCCCCGGTGGCCGTGGCGTTCGACGCTGCTCCTCACCGTGTTCGTCATGGCTGG
This region of Streptomyces ortus genomic DNA includes:
- a CDS encoding geranylgeranyl reductase family protein; this translates as MSSENSSDDGQDDGQQVWDVVVVGAGPAGASAAYAAAVAGRRVLLLEKAELPRYKTCGGGIIGPTRDALPPGFELPFRDRVHAVTFSLEGRFARTRRSKQMLFGLINRPEFDQQLVEHAQKAGAELRTGATVTRVEQHGSAVPDRRSVAVVLQDGETLLARAVVGADGSASRIGAHVGVKLDQVDLGLEAEIPVPETVAEDWKGRVLIDWGPLPGSYGWVFPKGDTLTVGVISARGEGAATKRYLEDFIARLGLAGFEPSISSGHLTRCRADDSPLSRGRVLVCGDAAGLLEPWTREGISFALRSGRLAGEWAVRIAEAHDAVDTRRQALNYAFAIKAGLGVEMSVGRRMLTIFERRPGVFHAALTGFRPAWKAFAGITRGATSLGDMVRSHPVAERALSRIDR